One genomic window of Globicephala melas chromosome 8, mGloMel1.2, whole genome shotgun sequence includes the following:
- the DDI1 gene encoding protein DDI1 homolog 1: MLLTVYCVRRDLSEATFSLQVSPDFELHNFRVLCELESGIPAEEIQIVYMERLLAYDHCSLGSYGLKDGDMVVLLQKENVGPRPLGQTSSLPQSDFTGTAVPGTSSSRQHHQHQRAQSAQQSRGLDSGKKMTSAQGLDSPTLIRNMVLSNPHDLSLLEECNPALAKALLSRNLETFSQVLMEQQRERSLREQEILSLYSADPFDLEAQAKIEEEIQQQNIEENMNIAMEEVPESFGQVAMLYINCKVNGHPLKAFVDSGAQMTIMSQACAKRCNIIRLVDRRWAGIAKGVGTQRIIGRVHLAQIQIEGDFLQCSFSILEEQPMDMLLGLDMLKRHQCSIDLKKNVLVIGTTGTQTYFLPEGELPPCAKLVSETGQDESSDKEIADTIKHSVMDSGRKKH, encoded by the coding sequence ATGCTGCTCACTGTCTACTGTGTGCGGAGGGACCTCTCCGAGGCCACCTTCTCCCTCCAGGTCAGCCCTGACTTTGAGCTCCACAACTTCCGTGTCCTCTGTGAGCTTGAGTCTGGCATCCCCGCCGAGGAGATCCAGATTGTCTACATGGAGCGACTCCTTGCCTACGACCACTGTTCGTTGGGCTCCTATGGCCTCAAAGACGGCGACATGGTCGTTTTACTCCAGAAGGAGAACGTGGGGCCCCGGCCTCTGGGCCAGACATCCAGCCTGCCTCAGAGCGATTTCACCGGGACAGCCGTGCCTGGGACATCCAGCTCCCGGCAGCACCACCAGCACCAGCGGGCACAGTCGGCCCAGCAGTCCCGTGGCCTGGACTCTGGAAAGAAGATGACCTCTGCTCAAGGGCTGGACAGCCCCACCCTGATCCGAAACATGGTGCTTTCCAACCCCCATGATCTGTCCCTGCTGGAGGAATGCAATCCTGCCTTGGCCAAAGCCCTGCTCAGTAGAAACCTGGAGACCTTTTCTCAGGTCCTGATGGAGCAGCAAAGGGAAAGGTCCCTGAGAGAGCAAGAGATACTTAGCCTCTATTCTGCCGACCCTTTTGATTTGGAAGCTCAGGCCAAAATAGAGGAAGAGATCCAGCAGCAGAACATTGAGGAGAACATGAATATAGCGATGGAAGAGGTTCCAGAGAGTTTTGGACAAGTGGCCATGCTCTACATCAACTGCAAAGTGAATGGACATCCTTTGAAGGCTTTTGTTGACTCAGGTGCCCAAATGACCATTATGAGCCAAGCTTGTGCAAAGAGATGTAATATCATACGGCTGGTGGACCGACGATGGGCTGGGATTGCTAAAGGTGTGGGCACGCAGAGAATTATTGGCCGAGTTCACCTAGCTCAGATTCAAATCGAAGGTGATTTCTTACAATGCTCTTTCTCTATACTTGAAGAGCAGCCCATGGATATGCTTCTAGGGCTAGATATGCTCAAGAGACATCAATGTTCCATTGACCTGAAGAAAAACGTGCTGGTGATTGGCACAACTGGCACACAGACTTACTTTCTTCCTGAGGGAGAGTTACCTCCATGTGCTAAGTTGGTAAGTGAAACTGGGCAAGACGAGTCTTCAGACAAGGAAATAGCAGATACTATTAAACATTCAGTCATGGATTCAGGACGAAAAAAGCATTGA